From Camelina sativa cultivar DH55 chromosome 20, Cs, whole genome shotgun sequence, the proteins below share one genomic window:
- the LOC109131231 gene encoding uncharacterized protein LOC109131231, with protein sequence MLFVKKKDGSLRLCIYYRGLNQVTVKNKYPLPRIDELLDQLRGATWFSKVDLASGYHQIPIDDADVRKTAFKTRYGHYEFVMPFGLTNAPAAFMRLINSVFQEFLDVSVIIFIDDILVFSKSPEEHAVHLRAVMEKLREHKLFAKLSKCSVVQMVKGGVVAGCGCGRGRGICRGRGRGRVPAVSESIDQSLTAEGVGKS encoded by the exons atgttatttgttaagaagaaggatgggagtttacGGTTGTGTATTTattaccggggtttgaaccaggtcactgtgaagaacaagtaccctcttcccagaatcgatgagttgttggatcagttgaggggtgctacttggttctccaaggtagatctggcatcgggttatcatcagataccgatagatgacgcagatgtgaggaagactgcttttaagacgaggtatgggcattatgagtttgtgatgcctttcgggttgactaacgcgccagcagcgtttatgagattgataaacagcgtgtttcaggagtttctggacgtgtctgtcatcattttcatcgacgatattctggtattttctaagagtcctgaagagcatgcagtgcatttgagggcagttatggagaagctgcgggagcataagttgtttgctaagttgagcaagtgcagt GTAGTTCAAATGGTTAAGGGTGGAGTTGTTGCTGGTTgtggatgcggacgtggtcgGGGAAtttgtcgtggtcgtggtaggggcagagttcCAGCAGTGAGTGAGTCTATTGACCAGAGtctgacagctgagggtgtcgGCAAGTCGTAG
- the LOC109131369 gene encoding uncharacterized protein LOC109131369, with the protein CINYRGLNRVTVKNKYPLPRIHELLDQLRGATWFSKVDMASGYHQIPIEEADVRKTAFRTRYGHYEFVVMPFGLTNAPAAFMRLMNSVFQEFLDVSVIIFIDDILVYSKSPEEHAVNLRAVLEKLREQKMFAKLSKCS; encoded by the coding sequence tgcattaattatcggggtttgaaccgggtcactgtgaagaacaagtaccctcttcctaggatccatgagttgttggatcagttgaggggtgctacttggttctccaaggtagatatggcatcaggttatcatcagataccgatagaagaagcagatgtgaggaagactgctttcaggacgaggtatgggcactatgagtttgtggtgatgcctttcgggttgactaacgcgccagcagcgtttatgagattgatgaacagtgtgtttcaggagtttctggatgtatctgtcatcattttcatcgacgatatcctggtttattctaagagtcctgaggaacATGCAGtgaatttgagggcagttctggagaagctgcgggagcagaagatgtttgctaagttgagcaagtgtagt
- the LOC104771379 gene encoding uncharacterized protein LOC104771379 produces the protein MAKFTSQIALLFIVVGLVCTFVPVFSVNESEAKSLWDTCLVKISPHCALDIIAIVFGNATINDTCCHDLVQEGKVCHDTLIKYIADRPALIARAALYLKKRDDLWSHCIAISKTA, from the coding sequence ATGGCTAAATTTACCTCTcagattgctttgttattcattGTTGTAGGTTTGGTTTGCACATTTGTTCCTGTATTTTCAGTCAACGAATCTGAAGCAAAATCGTTATGGGATACTTGTCTTGTTAAAATCTCTCCTCACTGTGCCTTGGATATAATCgccattgtttttggaaatgcAACCATCAATGATACTTGCTGCCACGATCTTGTTCAAGAAGGAAAAGTGTGTCACGATACTCTCATTAAATATATTGCTGACAGACCAGCCTTAATTGCCCGTGCAGCACTATATTTGAAGAAAAGGGACGACTTGTGGAGTCATTGCATTGCAATCTCTAAAACtgcttaa
- the LOC109131335 gene encoding uncharacterized protein LOC109131335: MAKFTSQIAFLFIVVALVCAFVPLFSVNESEAKSLWDTCLVKISPHCALDIIAVVFGNSTINDTCCHDLVQEGKVCQDTLIKYIADRPALIAREALYLKKRDDLWSHCVAIS; the protein is encoded by the coding sequence ATGGCTAAATTTACCTCTCAGATTGCTTTTCTATTCATTGTTGTAGCTTTGGTTTGCGCATTTGTTCCTTTATTTTCAGTCAACGAATCTGAAGCAAAATCGTTATGGGATACTTGTCTTGTTAAAATCTCTCCTCACTGTGCCTTGGATATAATCGCCGTTGTTTTTGGAAATTCAACCATCAATGATACTTGCTGCCACGATCTTGTTCAAGAAGGAAAAGTGTGTCAGGATACTCTCATTAAATATATTGCTGACAGACCAGCCTTAATTGCCCGTGAAGCACTATATTTGAAGAAAAGGGACGACTTGTGGAGTCATTGCGTTGCAATCTCTTAA
- the LOC109131233 gene encoding uncharacterized protein LOC109131233, which produces MAKFTSQIAMLFIVVALVCAFVPVFSVDESEAKSLWDTCLVKISPHCALDIIAVVFGNATINDTCCHDLVQEGKVCHDTLIKYIADRPALIARKALYLKKRDDLWTHCIALYLLCFFSL; this is translated from the coding sequence ATGGCTAAATTTACCTCTCAGATTGCTATGCTATTCATTGTTGTAGCTTTGGTTTGTGCATTTGTTCCTGTATTTTCAGTCGACGAATCTGAAGCAAAATCATTATGGGATACTTGTCTTGTTAAAATCTCTCCTCATTGTGCCTTGGATATAATCGCCGTTGTTTTTGGAAATGCAACCATCAATGATACTTGCTGCCACGATCTTGTTCAAGAAGGAAAAGTGTGTCACGATACTCTCATTAAATATATTGCTGACAGACCAGCCTTAATTGCCCGTAAAGCACTatatttgaagaagagagacgacTTGTGGACTCATTGCATTGCACTAtatttactctgtttcttttctctttaa